A window of Anaerolineae bacterium genomic DNA:
GGCTGAAGCGGAGGAAAGGGCAAAGGTCTTTCCACCCTACCAGGTCAACTCCGCCTTGGTAGCTAAAGCCAGGCCAGATGTTATGGTCATGCACTGTTTGCCGGCCCATCGGGGGCAAGAGATAACTGATGAAGTGGCTGATGGGCCTAATTCCATAATATTTGATCAAGCGGAAAATCGCCTCCATGCCCAGAAAGGAATTCTCGCCTACCTCCTGGCGGGAATGTAGCAGGAGCGGGTAGGAAATTGGCCAGAATGGACATTAACCATCAGCGTTATGAGGAAACCCTGAAAAAAGCCCATGCCTCTGCCTGGGAAGGGCGGTGGAAAGAGGCTCTGGTTTTATACAAAAAGGCTGCTTCCATGAATCCCGAGGCCCCTGAGCCTTTCCTTGGCATTGGCGCTGCCTGCTCAGAGCTGGGCCTCTGGGAAGAAGCAGCCGAAGCTTATAGAAAAGCCACGCGCCTGGAGCCCAACTCTCCAGCTTTTCGGGAAAAACTGGGAGAAGCTCTCCTCAAAACTGGTCAAAAAATAGAGGCTGCGCAAGCCTACACTGAAGCCGGAAACCTTTACCGGTTGCGCAAGGAATATCGGAAAGCAATAGAAAGTTTTATTAAAGCAGCCAGAGCCGCCCCTCACCTTCCGGAACCCGCTACCAATTTGGCTAACCTTTACCTGGAACTGGGAAGAAAGGATCTGGCTATAAAGACATATCTGGGTCTTGCTTCTTATTTTAAGAAGAGGGGGGACATAACTCAAGCCACAGCTTTATGCAAAAAAGCCCTTGAGATTGAGCCGGGGAATCCTCAGGCGCTGGCCTTTAAATCTTCCCTGGAATTTCCCGCAGCTCCAGCTCCTGTGGAAGAAGGCACCCCCCTGGAATTAGCCCGGGCCAGATCCGTGAGAACCCTGGCTGATATGCTCTTTGAATCTTCCCTATCGGGAACCGGAAGCTACCTGGCTCAAGCCCTGGATGCCCAGAGCAAGGGAGAGATAGACCAGGCCATTAAGTACTACAAGTTGGCTTTGGAAGCAGGCTTTGATAGTCCCGATATCCACTTTAACCTCGGCCTCCTTTACAAGGAGAAATTCCTTCTGGATGAAGCCATAAACCACCTTCAGAAAGCCTTGAAACACGAGCCTCTGGCCTTGGGAGCTCACTTTGCCCTGGGAGAGTGCTTCAGGCTCAAGGGCCATCTGAGCGAAGCCCTTCGCCATTTCTTCGAAGCTCTCAAAATAGTGGACCTTTCAACCCTGGACCATGCCAATGCCGATGAGGTGACCAGAATCTACAAGGCTTTAGCTGAGAGCTTCATAGCGCAAGGCGATAAAGATAAAGCTCTGGAATACATCAATTCCCTTCTCTCTTTCTTCAGCTCGCGAGGGTGGGAGGACAAAGTCCGGGAGCTCAGGGGATACATAAAGTCTATGGAAGAAGAAGGTATAGCCCCGAGCCTCGTAGAAATTTTGGAAACCCCGTGGCCTGAAGCCACCTTCCGGACCTTAACCTTGAGTCAGGAATTGATCCGGCGAGGCTATCTCAGAAGTGCATCGGAAGAATGCATGCGTGGATTGGTTTTTGCTCCCTTTTGCCTTCCCCTTCACATCCAGCTGGCCGAAATCTCTATCCGCCAAAACAGAATAGAAGAAGCCATCCAGAAATACCTCCTTATCGCTCAGCTTTACGAGCTGAGGGGGATTCCCCAGAGAGTCCTGGAAATCCTGCGGCGTCTTGTGAACCTCAACCCCATTGACATTAACCTGCGGGCTAAGTTAATAAACGCTCTCGTAAGGTTCAACCGGTTAGAAGATGCCATTGACCAGTACCTCCAGTTAGCTGAAATCCTCTACGAAATGGCAGACCTCAAGGGGGCTATTGAAAGTTATCGCCATGCCCTGGCCCTCTCGGCCAAATTGCCCGAGAAGAACCAG
This region includes:
- a CDS encoding tetratricopeptide repeat protein, encoding MDINHQRYEETLKKAHASAWEGRWKEALVLYKKAASMNPEAPEPFLGIGAACSELGLWEEAAEAYRKATRLEPNSPAFREKLGEALLKTGQKIEAAQAYTEAGNLYRLRKEYRKAIESFIKAARAAPHLPEPATNLANLYLELGRKDLAIKTYLGLASYFKKRGDITQATALCKKALEIEPGNPQALAFKSSLEFPAAPAPVEEGTPLELARARSVRTLADMLFESSLSGTGSYLAQALDAQSKGEIDQAIKYYKLALEAGFDSPDIHFNLGLLYKEKFLLDEAINHLQKALKHEPLALGAHFALGECFRLKGHLSEALRHFFEALKIVDLSTLDHANADEVTRIYKALAESFIAQGDKDKALEYINSLLSFFSSRGWEDKVRELRGYIKSMEEEGIAPSLVEILETPWPEATFRTLTLSQELIRRGYLRSASEECMRGLVFAPFCLPLHIQLAEISIRQNRIEEAIQKYLLIAQLYELRGIPQRVLEILRRLVNLNPIDINLRAKLINALVRFNRLEDAIDQYLQLAEILYEMADLKGAIESYRHALALSAKLPEKNQYYGLILLKLFQLYLQTMHWKEAVKVGESLKEIQSDNMELRRQLVTLYSRLGMKREEMRELEEVIALLHKKEGFQGVEAFLASLVEENSRDPTLRRILANLYKEMGLKEKAVEQLDILGEILLDSGAIEEAKKTIREIIALEPREVEAYRELLERLGG